A portion of the Oscillospiraceae bacterium genome contains these proteins:
- a CDS encoding immunoglobulin: MKLSLYEQETIILYNQAEATAEVYSHDPRLLEKLRRLAEKYPDQIVKKDRQTFTVPKRCVSVREPYSAERRKAASERAKAAGYKPPVPKAGGK; the protein is encoded by the coding sequence ATGAAACTGAGTTTGTATGAACAGGAAACGATTATCCTCTACAACCAGGCCGAGGCCACCGCCGAGGTCTATTCCCACGACCCGCGCCTGCTGGAAAAGCTGCGGCGGCTGGCGGAAAAATACCCGGACCAGATCGTGAAAAAGGACCGTCAGACCTTTACGGTGCCCAAACGCTGCGTATCGGTGCGGGAGCCGTACAGCGCCGAGCGCCGCAAGGCCGCCAGCGAACGGGCCAAGGCCGCCGGGTACAAACCACCCGTCCCGAAAGCGGGCGGCAAGTAA
- a CDS encoding transposon-transfer assisting family protein — protein MNALTFEETNLLCIYNPGTRQGAIEALTEMRGHLQADEDELLALTDSTLAKLRAMTDAEFDELELYPDFDE, from the coding sequence ATGAACGCTTTGACTTTTGAGGAAACCAACCTGCTGTGCATCTACAACCCCGGCACCCGCCAGGGGGCCATCGAGGCCCTGACCGAGATGCGCGGCCACTTGCAGGCGGACGAGGACGAGCTGCTGGCCCTGACAGACAGTACCCTCGCCAAGCTGCGCGCCATGACCGACGCCGAGTTTGACGAGCTGGAGCTGTACCCGGATTTTGATGAATAA
- a CDS encoding YodL domain-containing protein: MGESVFEVVKQSVTAREAAELYGIAVGRGGMACCPFHDDRHPSMKVDTRFHCFGCGADGDVIDFTARLYDLSPKGAAEKLAQDFGLSYDSKAPIRRSYVRQKTEAQVRKEKREHGWRVLTDYYHLLRKWEADYSPKTADEDPHPRFLEAVQKKDYMGYLLDTFLDSSTEEQDQWIAEHTAEISAIEGRVNIMADKPTNRERLQQITAGIEQGIKELFESEKYMRYLSVMSRFHRYSVNNTMLIYMQKPDATLVAGYNKWKNQFERHVKKGEHGITIIAPTPFKKKIEEQKLDPDTKAPILDAEGKAVMEEREVEIPMFRPVKVFDVSQTDGKPLPELASSLSGNVQNYEAFMEALRRSAPVPLSVEPMAANMDGYFSPDQQRIAIRAGMSEVQTVSAAVHEIAHSKLHNYAKAQEEAARAGDKEPPKKKDRNTEEVEAESISYAVCQYYGIQTGENSFGYIANWSQGKELPELRASLETINKAAGELIADIDRHYKVICKERGIDLAAQSEQTVPQQEAASEAEVPMQAPARHAYKLHSNFERTSPADSTYIQEYTVADDLSLIPGEVLYAGTYDECVKLHNALQDGSMTAEQVKAQAQAEKLYELDGRLYLHVQPCDGGYDYTIYDKGTMRALDGGQLDAPELPLSTAALKICEMHDMGGQSIQYAPLSMIETLQEAAVQQMQAAAQAAAPETTMLPDAPEQHLDEYPMPDPTLTQDDLEKSGYLDGDLLPLSKERAYELMERDLTVYIVQQGENPAMAFDTTDLDAYDGIFAVTREEWEESPAFDAQVKERMDHQQEREQAFLDHKGDCFAIYQVKHTDELRDIRYEGLEWLKSIGQTAQRDNYDLVYTAPLLPSDLKGDTAEQLFYRFNNEHPADYRHPSMSVSDIVAIKRDGKVSCHYCDSFGFAEVPGFLPDNPLKNAEMAVEDDYGMIDGILNNGQRQPPQRELPEKRKSVVEQLKSQPKPEHKKTAPKKSAEREI; the protein is encoded by the coding sequence ATGGGCGAGAGCGTCTTTGAAGTCGTAAAACAGTCCGTCACCGCCAGAGAGGCGGCGGAGCTTTACGGCATCGCAGTGGGGCGCGGCGGTATGGCCTGCTGCCCCTTCCACGATGACCGCCACCCCAGCATGAAGGTGGACACCCGTTTCCACTGTTTTGGCTGCGGCGCAGACGGCGATGTGATCGACTTCACCGCCCGGCTCTATGACCTGTCCCCCAAGGGGGCCGCTGAAAAGCTGGCCCAGGATTTTGGCCTTTCTTATGACAGCAAGGCCCCGATCCGGCGAAGTTATGTCCGGCAGAAAACCGAGGCGCAGGTGCGGAAAGAAAAACGAGAACACGGCTGGCGCGTCCTGACGGACTACTATCACTTGCTCCGAAAATGGGAGGCCGACTATTCCCCCAAGACGGCGGACGAGGACCCGCACCCGCGCTTTTTGGAGGCCGTCCAAAAAAAAGACTACATGGGCTATCTGCTGGACACCTTTCTCGACAGCAGCACCGAGGAACAGGACCAGTGGATCGCAGAACACACCGCTGAAATTTCGGCCATAGAAGGGAGAGTGAACATCATGGCTGACAAACCCACCAACCGGGAACGGTTGCAGCAAATCACGGCGGGCATTGAACAGGGCATCAAGGAGCTGTTCGAGAGCGAAAAGTATATGCGCTACCTGTCTGTGATGTCCCGGTTCCACCGCTATTCGGTGAACAACACCATGCTCATCTATATGCAGAAGCCGGACGCCACGCTGGTAGCCGGATATAACAAGTGGAAAAATCAGTTTGAGCGCCATGTGAAAAAGGGTGAGCATGGTATTACCATCATCGCGCCCACGCCGTTCAAGAAAAAGATCGAGGAACAGAAGTTGGACCCGGACACCAAAGCCCCCATCCTGGATGCAGAGGGCAAGGCGGTCATGGAGGAACGGGAAGTTGAGATCCCCATGTTCCGCCCGGTGAAGGTGTTTGATGTGAGCCAGACGGACGGCAAGCCCCTGCCGGAGCTGGCGTCCTCCCTGTCCGGGAATGTCCAGAACTACGAGGCTTTCATGGAGGCCCTGCGCCGGTCCGCGCCGGTGCCGCTCTCCGTGGAGCCGATGGCCGCCAACATGGACGGGTATTTCTCGCCGGACCAGCAGCGCATCGCCATCCGGGCAGGCATGAGCGAGGTGCAGACCGTTTCCGCCGCCGTCCATGAAATCGCCCACAGCAAGCTGCACAACTACGCCAAGGCCCAGGAGGAAGCGGCCAGGGCCGGTGATAAGGAGCCGCCCAAGAAGAAAGACCGCAACACCGAGGAGGTGGAGGCCGAGAGCATTTCCTATGCCGTCTGCCAGTATTACGGTATCCAGACCGGCGAGAACAGCTTCGGCTACATCGCCAACTGGAGCCAGGGTAAGGAGCTACCGGAGCTGCGGGCCAGTCTGGAGACCATCAACAAGGCGGCCGGGGAACTGATCGCGGACATTGACCGGCACTATAAGGTTATCTGCAAGGAGCGCGGTATTGACCTGGCCGCCCAGTCGGAACAGACAGTGCCGCAGCAGGAAGCCGCATCGGAGGCGGAGGTCCCCATGCAGGCTCCCGCCCGCCATGCTTACAAGCTCCACAGCAATTTTGAGCGTACCTCACCGGCAGACAGTACCTATATCCAGGAATATACCGTTGCGGATGATTTATCCCTTATCCCCGGAGAGGTACTTTATGCGGGAACCTATGACGAGTGTGTAAAACTGCACAACGCCCTTCAAGATGGCAGTATGACGGCTGAGCAGGTCAAGGCCCAGGCGCAGGCGGAAAAGCTCTATGAGTTGGACGGACGGCTGTACCTCCACGTCCAGCCCTGTGACGGCGGTTATGACTACACTATCTACGACAAGGGCACAATGCGGGCATTGGACGGCGGCCAGCTGGACGCCCCGGAGCTGCCCCTGTCCACCGCCGCGCTGAAAATCTGCGAGATGCACGACATGGGCGGCCAATCCATTCAGTATGCGCCGCTGTCCATGATCGAAACTTTGCAGGAGGCGGCTGTCCAGCAGATGCAGGCAGCGGCCCAGGCCGCCGCCCCGGAAACTACCATGCTGCCGGACGCCCCGGAGCAGCACCTGGACGAGTACCCCATGCCGGACCCCACGCTGACCCAGGACGATTTGGAAAAGAGCGGCTATCTGGACGGGGACCTTCTGCCCCTCTCCAAAGAGCGGGCCTATGAGCTGATGGAGCGCGACCTGACCGTTTATATCGTCCAGCAGGGTGAGAATCCGGCGATGGCTTTTGATACCACCGACCTGGACGCCTACGACGGGATCTTCGCCGTCACCCGCGAGGAATGGGAGGAAAGCCCGGCTTTCGATGCCCAGGTCAAGGAGCGCATGGACCACCAGCAGGAACGGGAGCAGGCGTTCCTCGATCACAAGGGCGACTGCTTCGCTATTTATCAGGTGAAGCACACCGACGAGTTGCGGGACATCCGCTATGAGGGGCTGGAATGGCTCAAGTCCATCGGGCAGACGGCGCAGCGGGACAACTACGATCTGGTCTACACCGCGCCGCTGCTGCCCTCCGATTTGAAGGGCGATACTGCCGAACAGCTTTTTTACCGCTTCAACAATGAACACCCCGCCGACTACCGTCACCCGTCCATGAGCGTCAGCGACATCGTTGCCATCAAGCGGGACGGCAAGGTATCCTGTCACTACTGCGACAGCTTCGGCTTTGCCGAGGTTCCCGGCTTCCTGCCGGACAACCCGCTGAAAAATGCGGAAATGGCCGTGGAGGATGACTACGGCATGATCGACGGCATTCTCAACAACGGCCAGCGGCAGCCGCCCCAACGGGAGTTGCCGGAAAAACGGAAGTCCGTTGTGGAGCAGCTGAAAAGCCAGCCCAAACCCGAACATAAAAAGACAGCGCCCAAAAAGAGCGCGGAAAGGGAGATCTGA